The window ATTGGTGACAAAGTGCATATCCGTGTGGTGGCAGCAAATATGGAGAAACGACAGCTGGATTATGAGTGGGTTATACAACCGAATCAGGAGGAGACGAAGGCGGTTAAGAAAAAGGGGGCAAAAAATTAAGAATTAATAATTAGTAATTAATAATTCGTTTAGGTGGTACTAAGGATTCGCGAATCGGTAGTCGTGATCCGTGAATAGTTTGAAAGCCAATAGAATCTAGAAGCCTGTTGATATCAAGATCAAGACGAAAGCCTAATACAGTAGGCTAATCTCAAATCAAAAATTTCAAATTTGAAACCTATCTCTGCGCTACCTCTCGTAACTCTGGCACTCTGCGGTTAAAAAGAAAGCATTCTATATGTATAACATCAGCCGATGAACTGACTAATTATTCATTTTTAATTATTAATTCTTCATTCATAAAAGCTCCTCGCGAATCTTCGCGTCTTTGTGCCTTTGCGGTTAAGATTAGCGAAGGAAAAATATTATTATATCAGATATCATACAAAATCAACAAACTAATTATTCATTCTTAATTATTCATTGTTAATTCCTGAAAGCAAATCCCCATTGTATCCAACTCTTCCAACACGGTCGAATATATTTCAGGCGAAGTAGGAATCTGTAATCCACGCAGTTGAATTTTGTTTTCAATCAAGAGCTTAGCGGCAATACCCAATGGTAAGCCTACAGTCTTGGCCATAGCAGTTCGTAAAGCGTCTGTACCTTTTACTACCAAACTGCTTTGAATTTGTTTGTGCTGCCCGTTTAAAGTATAACCAATCTCATGCAGCATCACAATCATGTCTTTATCTGAGGGGTGCAGTACCAGTTTGGTTTCCAATAACCATTGCAATACATCTGCGGCTGTACCTGTTTGGATTGGAATGATTGTATCACTCATCAAACCCAGATAATCCAATAATAAACCCAGCTCCGCATCACGCAGCAAATCTTTCCATAACCATTCTAGCTGCTGTTTGGCGAGATGCGCTTGCACAAAATCACGCACAGCTATTTGGGTAAATGTGTAAGTGATTTGATCATCAGCTAACCGCAATTGCACAATGGCGTTCCAGCCTTTGCAATAAGCCGGATAGCGTAGGGTAGTGCGCAGAAAATCTTGGCAATTTTCCAAACGATACAAAGGCATATAACTCAGGGAATCACGATTGGGATAATAGGCCAGTTCACCAATGCTTGGGATATGCACAGAACCAGCTTCTGCAAATAATTGCGCATAGTTTTTTTCAACCACTGCACCATTAGCCTGATACACGGCTCCGGCTTTGCCGGCATTCACCACGTTACGCGGATTCCAGCTGATCTTGTAATGCCAGGGATTATCATCACTCTCTGGTGCAACCAATCCGCCGCAGTGTGAATGAAAACGATGTATCACACCACCTTGCGCATGAATGCCATCAATTAATTGCATTGCACTCATGTGATCAATACCGGGATCCAAACCCATTTCACACAAAAACAACAAACCTGCTTCTGCAATGGCATCGCGCATACTGCGCAAACCATCATCCACATAAGAAGCAGTTAGCAAATGTTTGTGTAATGCCAGACAGTCTTTGGCTATCAATGCATGCAGGGTGGGCGGCATTAAGGAAATAATCACTTCATGTTCGCTGATTAGCGCAGCACGTGCTGCATCATCTTGAATATTCAGCGCTACAGCTGTAACAGGTGTATTCGCAGGTAATTTGGCTTGTACTTGCTTTAAGTCCTGATCAGCAATCGTAATGGGCCAATTGTTCTGGACGCATAAATCATGCAGATAATCCATCAAAACAGTAGCTGATTTTCCGGCTCCAAACAAGCAAATTTTTTTCATGGCAAGGGTTCAAAAATGGCTGATCAAATAGTTTCCAAAGAAACGATAAAAGATCGGTTGAAAGCAGCAAAAAAATCGGCTTACAAAACCAGTTTTAAACAACTGAAAATAAATCAGTTATGATTTAGTCAACATTGTGGATAAAACGCCTGAAAAAAG is drawn from Chitinophagales bacterium and contains these coding sequences:
- a CDS encoding saccharopine dehydrogenase NADP-binding domain-containing protein; protein product: MKKICLFGAGKSATVLMDYLHDLCVQNNWPITIADQDLKQVQAKLPANTPVTAVALNIQDDAARAALISEHEVIISLMPPTLHALIAKDCLALHKHLLTASYVDDGLRSMRDAIAEAGLLFLCEMGLDPGIDHMSAMQLIDGIHAQGGVIHRFHSHCGGLVAPESDDNPWHYKISWNPRNVVNAGKAGAVYQANGAVVEKNYAQLFAEAGSVHIPSIGELAYYPNRDSLSYMPLYRLENCQDFLRTTLRYPAYCKGWNAIVQLRLADDQITYTFTQIAVRDFVQAHLAKQQLEWLWKDLLRDAELGLLLDYLGLMSDTIIPIQTGTAADVLQWLLETKLVLHPSDKDMIVMLHEIGYTLNGQHKQIQSSLVVKGTDALRTAMAKTVGLPLGIAAKLLIENKIQLRGLQIPTSPEIYSTVLEELDTMGICFQELTMNN